Within Lolium rigidum isolate FL_2022 chromosome 5, APGP_CSIRO_Lrig_0.1, whole genome shotgun sequence, the genomic segment GAATCAATTACAGTCAGTACTCACATTAGCAGAATGAATGTCTTTCTGAAACATAGCTGGTGAACACAGTCATCCAAAGGACTTACTCTTGCTTGGCCGTCGATCTCTTCTTCAGCCGAGTGCTTTCTCTTGTTAGTAGCGCCGACCGAATCGAGATCCTCGCAGCTCGACTCGCCATTCCCATATAAATCATGGGAGATGTTCGGGATCATGTTCATATACTCAGTTGCACCTTGCTCCTGGACTAAGTTGAGGACATCTGGTGCGATGCAGGAGCTCATGCCGAGGGTCTCACCGGAGTCACCCAAATAGTAGCCCATACTCTCGGATGGAACGGCAAGGCTACTAGTGTTGCTTTCACTACATGCACTTGTGTTAGGATTACAATCATAGTACGGCTGATGGGAAGCCTGATACCAAGGCagaccctgctggccttcctcgtcgTGCAAGGGGAAGGTGCCAAGGAGATGTGCCATGATATCAGACTCCTCGCCCTGCTGCAGGAAGTCAAACATGGTCCAGCAAGCCTCAGAAATCAGTCCTCCAGCCTCCATTGAGATGTGAATTTAGAACTTGGAGTTCTTGGAGGCAAAGGGTGACCTGATGAGTGTGGGTTGAGGCACTTGCTGTTGAAGGGTGAAGAGTTGAAGACAAATGCACAACAGTTCAGGTGCTTTTATACTGTTGAGAATTCTGAAAGTTGCAAGGAACAACATCTGTAGAATTAAAAAAAATGGTAGTCAATGTGTGGTATGAAGTGTGTGGTGATAAGTTATGTTCTGGCGATGTTAAGAGCTGAAGATGACAAGTTAGAATATCAACTGCTGGTTGGTAGGCAAGACAGTGACTTGTCCAAGATCACAGTTATGTGGCATGTCTCTGAAGAACGCACAATGATTGCAGACAGTTTACTAATCATTGGTCCATGATTCATCGAGGACAAGCTAACAAAGTCTATGATCTCTGTACCGGAATAGCAAGAATTTACACCAGAattgaataaaataaaatcaacacaactgtGTACCCATGCTTGTTTTCTTTCAGTAAGATATGTACTTGTGTTGGTTAAGGAGATCGAATAAACAGAAGTACGATATGCAAAGACAGGCCTGCACGAACTTGGTGGAAAGGAATCTGAACATTCTGAAGAACTCAAAGAGGATACGAAAGCATACCTCCATGGATATCGCCTTCTTTAATGCTGCACAGTTCTTGCACCTTGTGCCCACAGAAGAGACATTGATGGTCAACACTTGCAATACTACAAAGGCTGTATTCTGAAATACTTGCCATAACAGCATTTTACATACcccctccggttcaaaataattgcccaacACTAGTTGTATCTACAGACTAAAACATGTCTAAATACATTTATTtttgggcaattattttgaactggAGGGAGTACCATAGTTGCATCCATCTTGTGATTTTTTTCTGAACTGAGcttacaacacaaccaagcttgtGCCTACATCATCAAACATTACAGTGAGATATGGACCACCACAATATAGAAAAAAAACGAAAAATCTATTCGATAGGTTGTTGTCACATGATTTCTTAATTCTAACCTGTCAGAAGGTCAACATGGTAACATATCAGCAAGATTACCACAAAGCCTGCAGAAAACACAATCAGATCTTAAATTCAGATTATGGCACGTTTTAACAATCAATGTGCATGTGCATCATCAAAATGTATGCCGCAATGTATGTCTCCCTTTAATGTGTCAGGTTTGCGCAACATCCGACATCAAGATCTGATCCTGATATCGTCACCGGTAGGAAGTTATCTGAATATATAACCAATAATCAATAGTTGCACATGACTCACATCCACCAAAATGCACAAATCAGCTGAACTTCTGTCATGTCCTGAGAAAGGATTGTATGCCTCTCTTTGGTAAACAGGAACAGCTAAGCTGCTCGCAAGGACAATGATTCAAAGGGACAATATAAGGTTTGTTTATGCCCCATGATCCTTACCCTTTAGCTGTACCAAAGAAGCAGGGATGCCTTAGATTGGTACGCGGCAAAGTTGCATGCATATACATAATAGAAGGCCTAACCAAGCAAGCATTTATAACAGCACAGAAATGAATAACTTGGTATAAGAGCATTACCAAATATGGCGTCACATTTATTTTTCAACTTCGCGAAGGTCAACTTCATAGCTTGGGAAAGCCAAATTGCTTATGGGATTATTCCCTTTGAACACCCTACAAGACATTCTCTTAGTATTTCTTAGCTTATAATAAAACCTATAAATTAAGTGCACAAACTGGCACTAATAAACAATGTTGAGGGAATAGCCTTCCCCTGCTACACCTTCTCTGAGGAACAGCGTATTTTAAGGTGAACAGTTGCTTAAAATGATAACTGTACTCCTAGATCCAAAGAATATCTCTagtatttttttgtttgttttatttatcaatgatattgtaagtttattttattttcgtttttataAAGTAAGAGAATTCTTCTGAAGACGGCAAATCAGCTATTCAAACATTCACTAGTTTTTACTTTATATAACTGCTCACAGTAAATATAGGAGGAGTGAATTGAGGGAGCAGGGGGTAACTTACCATgtcaacagtaaatgatcacaatTCATTTCACAGGATTCTAATTGACTGAATATATTACTGTGCTAAAAACAAAAGTAGAAGTAAGAATATAAGAATTGTGATATTTCCTGTCGCTTTCAGTTGTCAAGAGTACAATACTTATGAAAAATTGTTTAGAACTTCACTGATTCTTAATGATCGACTTCGCAAAAGTCAATATGATAGTATACTCAGAAACCAAGTTCTTCAATGCCGCAATTTCTGAAATTTAGTATCAGGGGAAAAATTAGGGCATCGTTCCTACGTGTAAATGGCTGAACTGGTCAAACATAAACATTGTGCTATAAATGAACTATGTAGCTTCCAAAACATCTCATGCACTGCCATCACAAGAACAGCTCAGCTACAGGGTACCTCAGATCCAAGTTAGCTTTAAGATatttactgattttttttttatgaAAACCATGTACTCCTAGATATGAAACTAAATTGAAAGGGAAAGAAAAATGCATATAAACTCCAGTCACTAGTGTCCTTAGTTCATGACTACTTGATTTACTAAAGTATTTTTCGTCCGTCCTCTATTTTAACTTTTCAATAGTAGGGAAAGTAACTATTTGAGTGTCCAGTCAGCATGCGGTCGGAATCCATGTTTGATCTCATCACATAATCTCCCAGGACATTAAACCTATCTGCAACCCCAGTATCATCTAAGCAAGGATATATCAGGACTTCATCACCATTTCTACATCCTAAAAAGTAAAGGCGTGTGGGCTTCAGCGCCAAGATAATATATTATTTTCTTCAAATATGAAGATTTCTTGGTTCACTAAAACCTAGCCCCAGCAGCCACAAAGAAGAAAATGGACATACATCAGTTAATTCaaggaaaaaagaaataaaaggaaaCGGAGCTTTCGTAAGGAAACATAACAAATTAGAAGTCAGAGATTATATATCATAGCACAATGTCAAAAGGTAACCGCAAGATTATTTCCTGAATCCATAATAATGAACTTAAAGTCAAACAATACCGAGGCATCTTCAATTAGGACATTCGGAAAAAGCATCAAATAACTCGTTATTCAAGAAAGGCTGCTAGAGACAGCCTAGAAAAACATTTTAGCTCTGTAGTTTCAAAAGCATAATTCGATTAGGGGAATAGACCTACTTGGAATAACACAATTAAAACATGCTTAGAAAGGGACGAAACTTCGTCTAGAGGCAAAACTACTAAAGTTATCCTCTAATAATCCATATTATGTTATCAATTATAGCATGATGATGCAAGTGTCATCTACTCATCGCATGATGGTAACCCCAACCTTTCAGACAAGAGCAGAATTATACTTGCACAGATTCATGATCCTGATCTCCTGAGCAACTAACGTCTCTTCAGAAGTTTAATTCTGTCTAGGGGATTTCAAGTCATCATGCAAAACTGACAACCTGATTGATACATAGATGACAAAATGTACACTGGGGTAAGCAAATAAACTAAAAATGCATAACTCAAAGCCTCAATATGATCGATAAAAACATCCATGAGTTTAAGTACTCCATGAGCACCAAATAATGACACAATTGGCTCCACAATAATAACCTCATATATAAGCAGCAGATCTCCATACATCAACCACAAACAAGTCAGACAGACATGAAAAGGACCAAGAAAGTAATTATGCTAGCAACAGCAATAaacttgagtatggaccatgGACTATCCTCGATTGACAAGAATAATTTGCACTGTTGGTTACAGAAATAAGCCATGTATTAGTGAATTACAGGGAACAATCAAGTCTGCATTCCCAAATAATACTTGAGCTTACAAATTTAAAGATGGGACTTTATTGAGCCACTCCAGATAGGAACTAGCTAGAAGTTACATGGGATATCTTTGCTGCttccactactttcagaaggcaaACATCATGGGAACAATTGAAGCGGTCATAACTTGTTTCATCCTCATTCTTCTGCCGTCACAAGGACAAAAACTGGCCTGTTGCCCaactttttttcgagaaaacccaaaggacctttgcgtttcatttcagtgAAAAGGTAGTCTGGTCTACATTCCTCCTACAGCATGAGAGAAGCTAACTTAGTGCACATCCCAGGTGGGTGGCAAGACTACTCGAAGCCCGTTGGGTCCTGCCCGTGCCCAAAGCCTGGCCTCGTCCTTGATCTTCGACACCAGGGAGCGGACAGAAGGCTGGGGTACCCTGTAGTCGTTTCGGTGTTTCCATATCATCCAGGGGGTAAGGAACACTGCAGAGGCGAGGCCTTTGCGAAGCTGCTTGGGGGTTTGCTGTTTAGCTTGCAGCCACCAGTCCATGAGGGCGTCTTCCCAATTTGCATGTTGCCCAACTTGCCCCAGCCCTGAAATGCATACCATAGTTAGAGCACTAAACAAAAAGAAAGTCCTCATAGATGATAATTATGATTactcccccgcaaaaaaaagataATTATGATTACTTAGACTTTAAGTTGCAAAATTCAGGTTGTAGAGATGACAACTTATGCACTTTACGGTGTGTTTTTTGCTACACCTAGCTCATTTTATATGACAGAATCTGATGAGACAATTTGGTATTGGCAATAGTATAATTTAGCTGGCGCCTTTACACCAGTGTCTACCAGCGGCTACTCTGTGAAACCTTGGGTACGATAATCACAGGCTGAAACCGTTTATGCTACTGAGCTCCGAGACAGATCGCAACCTGCCGCCACTGCTACTGAGCACCGACCAGATCAACCGACCGACCCACGAACCCAAGCGAACGGGCAAGCGAACAACCTACACTTCTAGAGAGGGGGAAGTGGCGGCGGGGAAACCCACCTGGCTTGGAGATGACGCGGATGGTGGACGCGATCAGCTCCACGCGCCCATCGGATGCCATCGTGACCGCTGCCGACCCTCACCTACACCCAGGCCGAAGCTCAAGGCTGTGAAAATCATCTCTACAAGTTCAGATCAAGTCCAATGTTCATCCCACTGTATGCAATCGGCGCATACATCCACATATCATCGGAGCTCAGGACCTGAAAATTGGAGATAGAACATTTAGTCAACCGCAATGTCGTCACGGAACAATTTGGATGATCTGAGTTGACCAAATCCTCACCTTGATCTGAAGCTGCAGAAACTTGACATACTGAACTGCCTCCTCCAGCATAGTGCTCATATCTACCTTGGTTCCGTTGGGCACAAGGGTCTGCAGTGTCTTGAGCCTCTCATTG encodes:
- the LOC124652261 gene encoding transcription factor BHLH133-like, coding for MEAGGLISEACWTMFDFLQQGEESDIMAHLLGTFPLHDEEGQQGLPWYQASHQPYYDCNPNTSACSESNTSSLAVPSESMGYYLGDSGETLGMSSCIAPDVLNLVQEQGATEYMNMIPNISHDLYGNGESSCEDLDSVGATNKRKHSAEEEIDGQARGRKCARKDEPKRAKKARQNEASCCTSDNDSNASQESAEADGVRPKGKARAGRGAATDPQSLYARKRRERINERLKTLQTLVPNGTKVDMSTMLEEAVQYVKFLQLQIKVLSSDDMWMYAPIAYSGMNIGLDLNL